The nucleotide sequence GGGCATCTGCTCCTTGTACCAACTCTCCATCCGCCGTAATGTATTCCTTTCTCTCCGGGTTCGATGTGGTAACATTACCCTCAAAGACCTCCCTCAGGGTCCAGAGCCCAAACAACGCAAAGTCGCCGCCGATATCTCCCTTTGTGGTCTCCGGGTCGATATCCTTGGTCACCGCACCTGTCAATCTTGCGAGCAACCCCACCAGTCCATCTTGTTTGGCACGGTCTTCGGGTGAATCAGCAGCAAACGCCTCTACTTTCATGGGATTAGCGAAGGTGGTCATAACGACCTTGGGATTGAGTCAAAGCTTACCATCGTTATACTTCTCCCTAGCCGCCAGCCCGAAGTTGGGCAAATCTTTCCACACCTTGTGCTCGCCAAACCGCAAGTTTGGCAGCTCATGCTTCCTGAGCTCGGCAAGAAACTGTACTAGCTGCTCTTGCTGGTCCACGGGCGTCTTCCCCGCCTTGTCAATAACGGCCTCCCAGGCATACCACAAGAGGTGCTCCAGATCATCGCCGGGCTGTTCTTTCTGGGCTTCCTGGACCCAGTGCCGAACCGCGGTCAACACAGCTTCGCGGTTGCTGAGGCGTTGCAACGACTGTTCAAAAATATTGCACATGATTGGTCGTGAAGGTGTCAAAACTGAGGTGGTTTGATCCGATGATTTTGACAAGGAAGGAACGAGCGAGAAAAAGTCGTCCAAAGCTTTCTCTATCATGCAAGTCTAAATATTGCTGGCCTGCTACAAAAGACGTCTGTCCTCAAAATACAAGTTATGGTTGTCAAAGGTGGGGTTGACGTCAGCGAGGCATGCGATGCCCACCAGATTCTTCCTGGATCCTCCTGGCGGTTGTTCAGGAGGCCTCGCAGAACATCGAATGGCTGGCTCACAAttccctccccaaaaatGTTAGTGCAAAAATTCTAGAATACCGCCAAACCACTCGCTCCAGCTGAAAAGAGAAGCAGCTCCACAAATTCATCTCAATGTCTCACAatttccccatcaccccccatCAACGCAGCCAATCACTTACCTCTCCCCCCGAGAATCCCCCAGTGTCTTCTTGGCGCCACGACCCTTGGCAAACACATCAACTCTCACGCTCATTTTAACCTaacttcaacctcacctctcacttctctctctctctctctctctctctctctctctctctctctctctctctctctctctctctctctctctatctTCATCCTgttttcatcatcacccatcaAAAATGTTCACCCtcaaaaccctcctcctcctcaccctctccgccgccaccgccacagCCCAaggcacctcctccatcggCCAAGTAACCTGCGGAAACAACAACTGGTCCCGGTCCCAAATCGAGGAAGCCCTCGAGCAAGGCTGCCGTCTCCACGAGGACGGGGAGCAATTGGGAAACAACAAGTATCCTCACCGGTTCAACAACCGGGAGGGTCTCGTTTTTGCTGCCAGCGGGCCGTATCAGGAGTTTCCTATAGTGAGGAACGGGGTTTATGAAGGGGGTTAGTAgtttccctttccccccacaccctctttttttttaaaaaattcttttttatgtactttttttctttttttctctttttttttttctttttttttctctttttctttttttctttagtttgtttttaaatttttttcttctttttttatgtttaatttttttatatacACGTCATGAtagatgctgatgatgatgagtaGGCTCCCCCGGAGCGGATAGGATTGTTTTCAATCCTAACCTGAATGGTGCTTGTGTCTATGTCGGCACGATGACGCATACGGGGGCGAGTGGGAATGGTTTTAATATGTGTGCTACGAGGTCGGAGGGAAGGCCGGGGGCTGGGGATGATACCACTGCTTCGGTGACGGTTCCTGGTACTGCTACGAGGACTCAGACCAGCACGTCTACGACGTCGACTTCTACGTCGACTGCCAGCCCGGATTCGGCCGGAGCGGTGCAGAGGTTGGGGGTGCAGGGGGTGGCGGTCGGGTTGATGGCTTGGGCTTTTGTTTTGTAAGGGGGGTGGCTGAatgagggagggaggtgtcaGGTTGGCTAAGCAGCATGTTTGGAGTAAGGTTGTTTGCCTCAGGCTTTGGCGCGGTGGTGAGATCTTTTCATATTGATCTCACAAGGGCTCCAAGTTGAGATTCTCGAGGTCTCGCTTCCTGATTAGTTCCCCTGCATCGTGCAGCCCTAGCTGAAGGTCAGCAGCTTAACCGGGGGGAAACGTTCACCACCAAGTTTAGGAATCAGCTGGGGTTGCAAGGTGTTAGTGGTCGATTAGCTAGGAAGCGAGAGTCAAAGGATTTCGACTCGGAGTCGTTGGAATATGGGAGATCTTACTGCCAAAAGCAAAGAAGCCAGATGAGGCAGGAGGCAAGCTTCGGCTAGGGGCGAGATGGGATGGAGTTGCATAGCGCGATTGCATAAAGTAGGTGTTTGGGTAGGGGCTATATTGTCATGTCTTTCAGGCCAATTCAACTCAGAATTTTGGGATGTTTATATTTGAAGACTACGCCGAGGTCTGGATCAGTCTGGGAGATGGGGTGACTTTCACTGTAGGTGCTTGAGCAGCTTGTAACAATAATGGCAAAGTCAAACAGGTAGGAGAATCGGCCTCTGCATCTGGAAAGCTCTAAAGATCATAAAGTTGAACTTTTCGCTTCTGTGGTGGAGGCTGTTTGTCATTTCTGCTACTAGGAGACTAGTTTGAAGCAATATCATCCATGAATCCTCTCTTCAACAGATACATGCAACGATTGATGAAGTCACCTATGCCTTAAGCCAACATGAAACCAATGTTGTGCCAGGTACCCCGCATGCTCAGCTAGCCCTGTCGTGATCTCCAACGCAGCTGCCAGGGCGTGCGGAGAAGGCAGGGGAACCGAGGCTCAATCACGTTCATACGGTTGGTGATCGCCTCCAAAATGCGGGGGACTACGATGCTACATATACTTTCCTTTATGTTCACCATACCCACCGCCTTGAACAATTTTGCTTCATTTACTCACATCACCTGACTCGCCCGTGATTTGCCATATCGTCAACACCAAAATGACCTCCAAAGCCCCCATCCCCTTCTCCGACCCCCCAGCCCTCATGggcctcccctccccctacttcaccccttcccacctCCAATGGGCCAAAGCCATCCGccccttcatcacctccaacctccacTCCCTCGCCGTCGAATCCGAGCaatcccccaccgccaccgtcccCGAATCCGTCTTTTCCACCTTTGCCAACCACCACATGCTCatccccgccctccccgcccccctgCCCGCAGCCTGGCTCAAAAAACTCGGCATCcacaccctcctcggcggcctgAAAGTAGAAGACTTTGACTCCCTTCACGGCTACATCTACAGCGACGAAATGGTCCGCTCCGGCCTCGCCGGCCCCCCAGGCTCCCTCACGACCGGCATCGCCTTCggcctccccctcatcctcaagttcggctcccccaccctccaagAAAAAATCGTCCCCGACATCCTCCTGGGCAGAAAAAGAATCTGCATCGCCATCACAGAACCCGAGGCCGGCTCCGACGTGGCCGGGATCGTGACTACGGCCAAGAAATCCCCCGACGGACAACACTACATTATAAACGGCACCAAGAAATGGATCACAAACGGCATCTGGTCCGACTACGCCTCCATGGCCGTCCGCACCGGCCCCCCCGGTTCGGGAGCAGCAGGCATTTCCCTCCTTGTCGTCCCGCTCAAAAACTACCCCGGGGTTAACATGCGCCGTCTCAAAGTCGCGGGACAAATCTCGGCCGGGACTACTTTCATCGAGCTGGACGACGTGCAAGTCCCGGTTGAGAACCTGATTGGAAAGGAAAACCACGGGATGAAGTACATAATGACCAATTTCAACCATGAGAGGTTAGCCGTCGCCACGGGGACGACAAGGCAGGCTCGGGTGGCGCTCAGCGCGGCCTTCGAGTACGTCAtgaagagggaggcgttTGGAAAGCCGCTGGTGGAACAGCCCGTGGTGCGGCACCGGCTGGCGAAAGCGGGCGCGTTGCTGGAGAGTTTGACTGCGTGGGTGGAGCATTTTGCTTATTGGATGACAAGACtgccggcggaggaggcggatgtcAAGTTGGGGGGTATGACGGCGTTGCTGAAGGCGCAGGCGGGGATTGTGTTCAGGGAGTGTGCTGATAcggcggtgttgttgtttgggggCAATGGGTTCACCACTACGGGGCAGGGAATGGTTGCTGAGAGTGAGTTTTTTCTGTCTTCAAGTTGACGGACTGAATGAGGTAATGCTGACTTGTTTTTCTACCCATCACACAGTGCTCTACCGAGAGGTTCCGGGGACGAGAATTCCGGGAGGGTCGGAGGATGTCCTGCTTGACTTGGCGGTTCGGCAGCTGCTCAAGATTTACAAGGTGCAGACCAAGATGTTGGAGGATGGAAAGGCTGCGAAACTGTAAGAATGTCCGCGATATTGTTTTGTAGTAGTTTTTAATATCATGCAACCACGCCGCCCCAATCTATCCGCACCGCCTTGGGTTCCGGATGGGTGGAGCCCGGGACGTGACCAAAAACACCAGCCGACTCGAAGATGGTACTTTTCGGCAGCATTTTCGGCGCTGAGGAGCCAATAAGAAGGGTTGCATACAGAAACCAATCGTTATTGTCAGGCCGAATAAGCCACGTCTCGTTGTTCTCCCTCGTTGGAGAGAAGCGGGATTCGAAGAGCCCTCCAaaacaaggaaaagaaaaaggcacCGTCGGCGGCAGAGCCCGCCATGCTGTGGCACAACTGAAACcagggaggggagagaaAGGCTCTGATCAGTTGATATCCACATGTTCCCAAAAAGGGTTTCAATAGAGACAGACTAGGCCGGCCGGCCGAAGAAGGAACGAAAAAGAGAGGATCAACAAATGCGAGGGCGAGTGCGGTTGTGTACGTAGGTCTGGTCTGCTGATCAATCATCAATCGGGGCACAAAAAAAGGAGAGGCAAGTGGTCATCAAAATGTCCGAGATTCCCAAAGTCGCACAACAAATAATTGTTGCAAAAAGACCTGAAGATATCTCAATATTCGGTGAACCAGTCACTGAACCATCAACTGAAAAGAGCGGTCGGTGGTCGAATGTCAGGTTAAAGAAAAGTGAGTGTGGGCTGATGAAAGGGTGACCCTTCCTCGTCTCGTAGACTGGTCCACAGCAGACAGAACACGGTACGGATAGGCATCCCTTATTTGCGGAGTGCACTGTGACGCAAGGAACCGGGCTTCCTGAACGTCTACCTTATCTTTTCTGCAGTGGACAATTTGTCCTGTGTCCTGTGCCTGTGTGATGGTCGAGATGGTGTGCGTCCGACTTGGATGACTTTAGCCGTCGccaatttttttttctctctctctcgctctctccaGCCCAAGGGCGGCCAGAGGATTGCACCAGAttgtgctgttgttgttgatggaggggtaCTTTGTAACCAAGTGTCTTGGCGGGTTGTCCAATCATCGGCCGAGATTGACGCACAGCCTGTTTCAAAATTGTTAGAGGAGTACATTTGAGTTGCTCCATCGTCACTCTTCACTTACACGCACTGGAGCTCCCTCATCTGACTTGCCGGAAGACTCGTGACTTGAGTGAATTGCTAGGCATAGATTTTATATCTGCTGGTGTTTTTTGATCGAGATACGAGATCTGTTCAAATTCAAGCTTCCTACTGTTTCCTGACATCCCAGAACTGGCTGCCTGGCTAGGTTGTTTTCAGCAAAGGCGTTAACTTCCTCGCCCACGTCGGGGTGGTGAAGCCGTAAGTTTACGCATGACCAGCAAATTAGTTTCTGTGGCTCTAATATAGACTCGAACTACAGTTCAAAAGCTATCAAAATGCTCGATCAAATCACAGCGAGGTCATCAAGGTGCTCCTTTGTCAATGTTTTTGCTCCACGATGGTGAAGATGTCACTTGATAACTTCAGGGGAGGGCTGTCGCTAACCGGACCCCACTTCGTTCCCGTGCCCTAACATCCATGTCAACAGCTCTTGGCGAGGAAGGGCGAGCCGGAACAGGGCCATTCTTGCGTGTCCAATTGCTTCCATTTATTGCTTCCACAGCCCTCCACCCGCTCCTCACCTTGCTTACTCCTTGCCCTTGCTCCTCCTTGCTCCCTATCGTGCCATCATACTGAATAGGTGTTATACACAGCGACGCCGACGACCTTTACCAGCTTTGATCAAACAAGTCGATCTCCTCCGTTGTCGGTCGCCTGCAGTAGACCGAATCCActctcgacctcgacccTCGACGGCCGTGCAGCAACACCGACCCCCGAGTCAGTCGCGTTGACGTCCCCAACATGTTGCGACGGCCTCCTGGCCAGCGCAAATACACCTGGGCAACCCTCGCCGTAATCTTCCTGCCTCTGCTCCAGTTGGCCGatgctcagcagcagcactcGGGCCACGATCAGCGTCAGCCAGACCGGTTACGATCTCCCCTCGAGGGCGACCACCAGCATGTCGCTCAAAACATAGCCTCAACCGCCCTGACGGCCGAGCCCCTCGTCGAAACGCCTGCCATCCACGCACGGCGCAAGAACACCGTCACCCGGGAGCCCGACGTGCTGTCACCATCCCGCGATAccgacaccaacaacatctACAATGCTCACGATGTGCGCGCCCAAGCTTTTGCTCCGGACTCCTCCGACCTGTCCGTTCgagcacctcctccatcaaaAGACATCCCCAACCGTGGGGCTGGACTCTCGCAGCATATTGCGCGGCGTCTGGAGGAGTGGGAAGTGGAAGACTTTGTTCTTCTGGCGACCGTCGATGGGGATCTCTACGCCAGCGACAGGAGAACCGGCGTGGAGCGCTGGCACTTCAAGGCCGGTAGTCCCATGATCGAGACCCGTCACTTTCGTACCAACCGCTCCGCTCTTGACGAAGACTTTGATCCCATTGATCACTACATATGGGTGGTGGAGCCCACCCGCGACGGGGAGCTCTATCTGTGGAGGCCAAACGAAGAAGGGACCGGCCTCGCCAAGATGCCCTGGACCATGAaaaaggtggtggaagatCTCTCCCCGCTCAGTGACCCGGACGAGGGCATCATGTACACCGGGGACAAGAAAACCACAATGGTCACTTTCAACGCCGCAACAGGCGCCATCATGGAAGAGGTCGGCTCTGGTGGCGTTTTTGTCAACCAGGTGGATAACGAGAGTTGCTACAAACCGAACGCCCTcaccgacgaggacgaggcatGCCACAGCGGTACCATCACCCTGGGACGCACTGAATACACCGTCGTGATTCACCGTGTAGGAAGCGGGCCCATTGCGTCTCTCAAGTACAGCGAATGGGGCCCCAATACTCGCGACAGGGATCTGATCCAGCAGAACCAGTTCAGCAGGGACCAAACGTACATCACCGGTGCTCCCGACGGGCGTTTCTTCGGAATCGCGTATTCCAGCAAGGCAGATCAGTTGTTCATGTCCACGCTCGACTCGCCCATCGCTCGCGTCTTTGATGTCTTGCAGCGCGGGGAATCAAAACCGGGCGAGAAGCCACGCCGTGTTGTTCTGCCCCATCCTCCACTGCCTGGGCAGCAAAACACCGATTTCGACGATGAAAAAGTGTTACTCAACCAAACTGGGACCGGCAGTTGGTACGCCATGTCCAAAAGCCGTTATCCCTTGATTTCACAGGCCCCGGCGGCACAGATCGGCAAAGCAGAGTGGTGGAAAGCCGTTGACAGGCCCAACGAAGTCCAAATGTCCAAGGCTCTGGTTGGCGTCCATCAAGTCCCCGTCGCTCAGCCCGGCAGTCTCCCCTTCAAGGATGTCGCCAGCTTGCCTCTGTTGATCGACGCGCCCCCCAAGCATGAGGGCATCGAGTCTCCTCCCAACATGGACGTCCCTCAGTCATTGTCCCCGGCTGAACCGGCGTCCACTGACATTTTGCACGCGGCAAAGGAGCAAATCGACAAGTTTGGCAACACCACCGTGTCCGAGTTGTTCAGCCCTCAGAACATGTTCATCGTCTTGTTGTTTCTGGCGGTGTACTTTAAAGACTCGATTCGCAAGTGGTTTCTGAATGGCCAGACGTCCAAGACGCACCACCCCGAATTCGAAGTCAAGGTGCTACCGAGTCCTCAAATCGAAGAGCTGCCGACGACTCCGGAGGCTGCTGCCCCACAGGCGGTCCCAGTCGAGCCCAGTGCACCAAAGGAAAAGCTCGAGACACCTATTGTG is from Podospora pseudopauciseta strain CBS 411.78 chromosome 5 map unlocalized CBS411.78m_5.2, whole genome shotgun sequence and encodes:
- a CDS encoding uncharacterized protein (COG:S; EggNog:ENOG503P5PF); the protein is MIEKALDDFFSLVPSLSKSSDQTTSVLTPSRPIMCNIFEQSLQRLSNREAVLTAVRHWVQEAQKEQPGDDLEHLLWYAWEAVIDKAGKTPVDQQEQLVQFLAELRKHELPNLRFGEHKVWKDLPNFGLAAREKYNDVEAFAADSPEDRAKQDGLVGLLARLTGAVTKDIDPETTKGDIGGDFALFGLWTLREVFEGNVTTSNPERKEYITADGELVQGADAQVASRGVNQASLYILLAGEYLWRLSQANKDFVGNNGAPGPYFKDRAWKGFSKERWAIWKRGFEKAQEWVVGEEAKARVKAAVEKMAKLK
- a CDS encoding uncharacterized protein (COG:S; EggNog:ENOG503PDRJ), which translates into the protein MFTLKTLLLLTLSAATATAQGTSSIGQVTCGNNNWSRSQIEEALEQGCRLHEDGEQLGNNKYPHRFNNREGLVFAASGPYQEFPIVRNGVYEGGSPGADRIVFNPNLNGACVYVGTMTHTGASGNGFNMCATRSEGRPGAGDDTTASVTVPGTATRTQTSTSTTSTSTSTASPDSAGAVQRLGVQGVAVGLMAWAFVL
- a CDS encoding uncharacterized protein (COG:E; EggNog:ENOG503NZXF) encodes the protein MTSKAPIPFSDPPALMGLPSPYFTPSHLQWAKAIRPFITSNLHSLAVESEQSPTATVPESVFSTFANHHMLIPALPAPLPAAWLKKLGIHTLLGGLKVEDFDSLHGYIYSDEMVRSGLAGPPGSLTTGIAFGLPLILKFGSPTLQEKIVPDILLGRKRICIAITEPEAGSDVAGIVTTAKKSPDGQHYIINGTKKWITNGIWSDYASMAVRTGPPGSGAAGISLLVVPLKNYPGVNMRRLKVAGQISAGTTFIELDDVQVPVENLIGKENHGMKYIMTNFNHERLAVATGTTRQARVALSAAFEYVMKREAFGKPLVEQPVVRHRLAKAGALLESLTAWVEHFAYWMTRLPAEEADVKLGGMTALLKAQAGIVFRECADTAVLLFGGNGFTTTGQGMVAEMLYREVPGTRIPGGSEDVLLDLAVRQLLKIYKVQTKMLEDGKAAKL
- the IRE1 gene encoding bifunctional endoribonuclease/protein kinase ire1 (COG:T; BUSCO:EOG09260P2K; EggNog:ENOG503NUNM) — its product is MLRRPPGQRKYTWATLAVIFLPLLQLADAQQQHSGHDQRQPDRLRSPLEGDHQHVAQNIASTALTAEPLVETPAIHARRKNTVTREPDVLSPSRDTDTNNIYNAHDVRAQAFAPDSSDLSVRAPPPSKDIPNRGAGLSQHIARRLEEWEVEDFVLLATVDGDLYASDRRTGVERWHFKAGSPMIETRHFRTNRSALDEDFDPIDHYIWVVEPTRDGELYLWRPNEEGTGLAKMPWTMKKVVEDLSPLSDPDEGIMYTGDKKTTMVTFNAATGAIMEEVGSGGVFVNQVDNESCYKPNALTDEDEACHSGTITLGRTEYTVVIHRVGSGPIASLKYSEWGPNTRDRDLIQQNQFSRDQTYITGAPDGRFFGIAYSSKADQLFMSTLDSPIARVFDVLQRGESKPGEKPRRVVLPHPPLPGQQNTDFDDEKVLLNQTGTGSWYAMSKSRYPLISQAPAAQIGKAEWWKAVDRPNEVQMSKALVGVHQVPVAQPGSLPFKDVASLPLLIDAPPKHEGIESPPNMDVPQSLSPAEPASTDILHAAKEQIDKFGNTTVSELFSPQNMFIVLLFLAVYFKDSIRKWFLNGQTSKTHHPEFEVKVLPSPQIEELPTTPEAAAPQAVPVEPSAPKEKLETPIVASGGDATPVPVAVPALVEPAALDASTPTSNPVIDGATVAAETPKKKKAHRGRRGGKKHQKGNGSKEQGDNSGSRDDDPPQESVEEAVNKAKQLRPAPTLEPDILTVSGNTDEVSGSIIRMGGLEVNEADQLGTGSNGTVVFSGKWDGRAVAVKRMLVQFHEIASQETKLLRESDDNYNVIRYFAQQQRASFLYIALELCEASLADVITKPYNHLALARAGEMHMENVLLQIANGISHLHSLRIVHRDLKPQNILVNMGKNGRPRILVSDFGLCKKLEGTQSSFGATTAHAAGTTGWRAPELLIDDDAPPHAHPMALAEPGSSFHSTSNATGPEGTPSSTRRVTRAIDIFSLGLVYYYMLTRGKHPYDCGDRFMREVNIRKGTKSLKDLSVLGDRTAEAEHLIDWMLNPDPKERPTAKQVMGHPFFWDPKKRLDFLCDVSDHFEKEPRDPPSASLVTLEASSKEVIGLGQNFLKKLPQPFVDSLGKQRKYTGDKMLDLLRALRNKKNHYEDMPENVKKMVGSLPEGYMQFWSSRFPMLLLECWHVVWEIGAWEGNRFRGYYEPEVVVP